Proteins found in one Gordonia sp. PDNC005 genomic segment:
- a CDS encoding carboxymuconolactone decarboxylase family protein — MSIDNLKSALPEFAKDLKLNLGSISRTTVLTEEQLWGTLLATAAATRNATVLKEISDEAADTLSAEAYNAALGAASIMGMNNVFYRGRGFLGGKYDDLRPGLRMNIIGNPGVDKSTFELWSLAVSAINGCEHCVGAHENVVREAGVDREAVLEALKVASIVAGVGQAIGIAETLA; from the coding sequence ATGAGCATCGACAACCTGAAGAGCGCTCTCCCCGAGTTCGCCAAGGATCTGAAGCTCAACCTCGGCTCGATCAGCCGCACCACCGTGCTGACCGAGGAGCAGTTGTGGGGCACACTGCTGGCCACCGCCGCAGCCACCCGCAATGCGACCGTCCTCAAGGAGATCTCCGACGAGGCCGCCGACACCCTGTCCGCGGAGGCGTACAACGCCGCCCTCGGCGCGGCGTCGATCATGGGCATGAACAACGTGTTCTACCGCGGTCGTGGATTCCTCGGCGGCAAGTACGACGACCTGCGTCCCGGACTGCGGATGAACATCATCGGCAACCCCGGCGTCGACAAGTCGACGTTCGAGCTGTGGTCGCTCGCCGTCTCGGCCATCAACGGCTGCGAGCACTGCGTCGGCGCACACGAGAACGTCGTCCGTGAAGCGGGCGTCGACCGTGAAGCCGTCCTCGAAGCTCTCAAGGTCGCGTCGATCGTCGCAGGCGTCGGCCAGGCGATCGGCATCGCCGAGACCCTCGCGTAA
- a CDS encoding peroxiredoxin translates to MALLTIGDQFPAYNLTAVIGGDLSKVDAQQPDDYFTTVTSDDYAGKWRVVFFWPKDFTFVCPTEIAAFGKLNDEFADRDTQVLGASVDNEFVHFQWRAQHEDLKTLPFPMLSDLKRELAEAAGVLNADGVADRATFIVDPNNEVQFVSVTAGSVGRNVDEVLRVLDALQSDELCACNWKKGDPTINAGELMTA, encoded by the coding sequence ATGGCATTGCTGACCATCGGCGACCAGTTCCCGGCCTACAACTTGACCGCAGTCATCGGCGGCGACCTCTCGAAGGTCGACGCGCAGCAGCCCGACGACTACTTCACCACCGTCACCTCGGACGACTACGCGGGCAAGTGGCGCGTCGTCTTCTTCTGGCCGAAGGACTTCACCTTCGTCTGCCCCACCGAGATCGCCGCCTTCGGCAAGCTCAACGACGAGTTCGCGGACCGCGACACCCAGGTCCTCGGCGCCTCGGTCGACAACGAGTTCGTCCATTTCCAGTGGCGTGCACAGCACGAGGACCTCAAGACCCTTCCCTTCCCGATGCTCTCGGACCTCAAGCGTGAGCTCGCCGAGGCCGCAGGCGTCCTGAACGCCGACGGTGTCGCCGATCGCGCGACCTTCATCGTCGACCCGAACAACGAGGTCCAGTTCGTCTCCGTGACCGCCGGATCCGTCGGTCGCAACGTCGACGAGGTCCTCCGTGTCCTCGACGCCCTGCAGTCGGACGAGCTGTGCGCCTGCAACTGGAAGAAGGGTGACCCCACCATCAACGCCGGCGAACTGATGACCGCCTGA